Proteins co-encoded in one Streptomyces sp. NBC_01283 genomic window:
- a CDS encoding helix-turn-helix domain-containing protein gives MTESQGSLSVRSAWRDVPPVQVRQFAALALDEVPALAQDILREIRAEYPGLPVVLDDSGEPMALIGIRRALEGFVQQIAAAEGGRPCYPLEVFQEFGRGEGLHGRSLDSLQAIYRLGVRLAWRRLAEIGQQIEIPPPAMYELAESGFEYLDGLVDQSVRGYAEAAARQAGERLRLQRKLMELLLSERRGEAGAGTPADSGHGSGPHPASRQPGARGARSALDERAARVGWQLPERVAVGVLLRPAREAVAPAVGQGVLLDMETEQPRMVVPDPDAAGRPELLRRAMAGWSGAIGPPVPLADAAKSLRWAEAAVRLMERGLLPSGEVLHCTEHTEALVLLQPEELIEDLARRCLAPLAHCGPAHGRRLAETLLAWLETRGGAPEVAARLGVHPQTVRYRLRQIRELWGDEVDDPDRRFELELVLRARRLRGELGRVG, from the coding sequence GTGACCGAGAGCCAGGGTTCGCTGTCCGTCCGCTCGGCCTGGCGCGACGTACCGCCCGTGCAGGTGCGGCAGTTCGCCGCGCTCGCGCTGGACGAAGTGCCCGCCCTCGCCCAGGACATCCTGCGGGAGATCCGCGCCGAGTACCCCGGCCTGCCGGTCGTCCTCGACGACTCGGGCGAACCCATGGCGCTCATCGGCATACGGCGCGCCCTGGAGGGATTCGTCCAGCAGATCGCTGCCGCCGAGGGCGGCCGGCCCTGCTATCCCCTGGAAGTCTTCCAGGAGTTCGGCAGGGGCGAGGGCCTGCACGGCCGCAGCCTCGACTCGCTCCAGGCGATCTACCGCCTCGGTGTTCGGCTCGCCTGGCGCCGCCTGGCCGAGATCGGCCAGCAGATCGAGATCCCGCCACCGGCCATGTACGAACTCGCCGAGTCGGGCTTCGAGTACCTGGACGGCCTGGTCGACCAGTCCGTCCGCGGCTACGCCGAGGCCGCGGCCCGGCAGGCCGGTGAACGCCTGCGCCTGCAACGGAAGTTGATGGAACTGCTGCTCTCGGAGCGGCGCGGGGAAGCGGGAGCCGGGACACCGGCGGATTCCGGCCACGGCTCCGGTCCGCATCCCGCTTCCAGGCAGCCGGGTGCTCGCGGTGCCCGCAGCGCCCTCGACGAACGGGCCGCCCGCGTCGGCTGGCAACTGCCCGAGCGGGTCGCCGTCGGCGTCCTGCTCCGCCCGGCGAGGGAAGCCGTGGCGCCCGCTGTCGGCCAGGGCGTCCTGCTCGACATGGAGACCGAACAGCCCCGCATGGTCGTCCCCGACCCCGACGCCGCGGGCCGCCCCGAGCTCCTCCGGCGTGCCATGGCCGGCTGGTCCGGTGCGATCGGCCCGCCCGTACCGCTCGCCGACGCGGCGAAGTCGCTGCGCTGGGCGGAGGCCGCGGTCCGCCTGATGGAACGCGGACTGCTGCCCTCCGGCGAGGTCCTGCACTGCACGGAGCACACCGAGGCCCTGGTGCTGCTCCAGCCCGAGGAACTCATCGAGGACCTGGCCCGCCGCTGCCTGGCGCCGCTCGCGCACTGCGGGCCCGCGCACGGCCGCCGTCTGGCCGAGACGCTGCTGGCCTGGCTGGAGACGCGGGGCGGCGCGCCGGAGGTCGCGGCCCGGCTCGGGGTGCATCCGCAGACGGTGCGCTACCGCCTGCGGCAGATCAGGGAACTGTGGGGCGACGAGGTCGACGACCCGGACCGCCGCTTCGAGCTGGAACTGGTGCTCAGGGCGCGGCGGTTGCGCGGGGAGCTGGGAAGGGTGGGCTGA
- a CDS encoding class I SAM-dependent methyltransferase — protein sequence MKDPSLHRSITLFRAFLREQKEPERCYTLLARDAADQVEAYGPVKGRVVVDVGGGGGYFTEEFRRRGAQSFLFEPDPAELGAKPPEGSVVADGYLLPLADGVADVTFSSNVLEHVDDPQTFLSEMVRVTRPGGLIYVSFTNWYSPWGGHEWAPWHYLGGARGRARYERRTGKAAKHTLGENLFAHHVGPTLRQVRARNDVSVVSARSRYWPFLAGGITKVPGVREFATWNLLLILRRCP from the coding sequence GTGAAGGACCCGTCCCTGCACCGATCCATCACCCTCTTCCGGGCTTTTCTGCGCGAGCAGAAAGAGCCCGAGCGGTGTTACACCCTGCTCGCCCGTGACGCCGCCGACCAGGTCGAGGCCTATGGACCGGTCAAGGGCCGTGTCGTCGTCGATGTCGGCGGCGGCGGCGGGTACTTCACCGAGGAGTTCCGGCGGCGCGGCGCGCAGAGTTTCCTCTTCGAGCCGGATCCGGCCGAACTGGGCGCCAAACCGCCGGAGGGCTCCGTCGTCGCCGACGGATACCTCCTCCCGCTCGCGGACGGCGTCGCCGACGTCACCTTCTCCTCCAACGTCCTCGAGCACGTGGACGATCCGCAGACGTTCCTCAGCGAGATGGTGCGGGTGACCAGGCCCGGCGGCCTGATCTACGTCTCCTTCACCAACTGGTACTCGCCGTGGGGCGGCCACGAGTGGGCGCCCTGGCACTACCTGGGCGGCGCCCGTGGGCGCGCCCGCTATGAACGGCGTACCGGAAAAGCAGCCAAACACACGCTCGGCGAGAACCTCTTCGCTCACCACGTCGGTCCGACCCTGCGCCAGGTGCGGGCGAGGAACGACGTGTCCGTCGTGTCCGCACGGTCCCGCTACTGGCCGTTCCTGGCCGGTGGCATCACCAAAGTGCCGGGTGTACGCGAGTTCGCCACCTGGAATCTCCTTCTCATCCTCAGGCGGTGTCCATGA
- a CDS encoding DUF3068 domain-containing protein: MRRTASPLSLILLGLGVFLLVLAPMLAWYVEPRAKRTPVDIDTTTVFKGKGSYFDTEKIKTVNGKNLTITRQVRGDVEDSNSDHAVWDVVTSVDPDKSLPASDPHDSLQFTTERWVTDRETNKPVHCCDEKPYFEGEAYLKFPFDVQKRSYTWWDNTLGATVPLTFRGTKKIQGYEGYRFTAKVKPAKTGTRLVPGRLVGQPKRSNVLAEEWYANHGVELVADKRTGRIIYAAIGPRKTLRAPGSDKDATVLLDSERIAFTPKTQKAQVKLADDDSSRLKLVGETLPLGAGVLGALLAIAGGVLVLRGRRSDSGAQGTNGPGSAAEPGGPNGDTSPTALQPSTM, translated from the coding sequence ATGCGCCGCACAGCCTCGCCCCTCTCGCTGATCCTCCTCGGACTCGGCGTCTTTCTGCTCGTCCTGGCCCCGATGCTCGCCTGGTACGTCGAGCCACGCGCGAAACGCACACCCGTCGACATCGACACCACCACTGTTTTCAAGGGCAAAGGCAGCTATTTCGACACCGAGAAGATCAAGACGGTGAACGGCAAGAACCTCACGATCACCCGCCAGGTCCGTGGTGACGTGGAGGACAGCAACAGCGACCACGCGGTCTGGGACGTGGTCACGTCGGTCGATCCGGACAAGTCCCTGCCGGCCTCCGACCCGCACGATTCGCTCCAGTTCACGACCGAGCGCTGGGTCACCGACCGCGAGACGAACAAGCCGGTGCACTGCTGCGACGAGAAGCCGTACTTCGAGGGCGAGGCCTACCTCAAGTTCCCCTTCGACGTGCAGAAACGCTCCTACACCTGGTGGGACAACACCCTCGGCGCGACCGTCCCGCTGACCTTCCGGGGCACGAAGAAGATCCAGGGGTACGAGGGCTACCGCTTCACCGCCAAGGTGAAGCCCGCCAAGACCGGGACCCGGCTGGTGCCGGGCCGCCTGGTGGGACAGCCCAAGCGCAGCAACGTCCTCGCCGAGGAGTGGTACGCCAACCACGGCGTCGAACTCGTCGCCGACAAGCGCACGGGCCGGATCATCTACGCGGCGATCGGCCCCCGCAAGACACTGCGCGCGCCCGGCTCCGACAAGGACGCGACGGTGCTCCTCGACAGCGAGCGCATCGCGTTCACGCCGAAGACGCAGAAGGCCCAGGTCAAGCTCGCCGACGACGACAGCAGCCGGCTCAAGCTGGTCGGCGAGACACTGCCGCTGGGGGCGGGTGTGCTGGGTGCGCTGCTCGCGATCGCCGGAGGCGTCCTGGTCCTGCGCGGACGACGTTCCGACAGTGGTGCACAAGGGACGAACGGGCCGGGTTCAGCGGCGGAGCCGGGCGGTCCGAATGGCGATACGTCCCCAACCGCCCTGCAACCCAGCACGATGTGA
- a CDS encoding glycosyltransferase family 4 protein, with product MPQHVPSPLRAATPRVAQRLPAPPPQPRRIVFLARRDLANPAAGGSELLVDRLADGLSRLGHQVTLLCGGPAAFRDYRVVSAGGDLGHYLRSRSAFTRQVGDCDLLVEVCNGMPYLAPLWHRGPTLCLVNHVHTDLWGMRFQGALAPAARLGRRLEHWSLSGAQRGNLLVAVSPSTATALRAIGVERERIRIVHNGVEEPGPLHPRSDEPMFLAMGRLVEYKRIDLLLRLWERVRPVTGGRLVIVGDGPERARLEQLAGPGVEFRGHVTEAEKHRLLCEAWMLLHPSAVEGWGLVITEAATRSTPAIGFDVPGVRDSIEDGVTGLLARGESSFAAAWCTLALSTERRETFGKAAGERATSYRWANSVREFQAVASEAIVTHQAAQGSA from the coding sequence ATGCCCCAGCACGTGCCTTCTCCGCTGCGCGCCGCCACCCCCCGGGTCGCGCAACGGCTACCGGCACCTCCCCCGCAGCCGCGCCGGATCGTTTTTCTCGCCCGGCGCGACCTGGCGAATCCGGCCGCGGGCGGATCCGAGCTGCTCGTCGACCGGCTGGCCGACGGACTGAGCAGACTCGGCCATCAGGTCACCCTCCTGTGCGGAGGTCCCGCCGCTTTCCGCGACTACCGCGTCGTGTCGGCGGGCGGTGACCTCGGGCACTATCTGCGCTCGCGTTCCGCCTTCACCCGGCAGGTCGGCGACTGCGACCTCCTGGTCGAGGTCTGCAACGGCATGCCGTACCTGGCGCCGCTGTGGCACCGCGGGCCCACGCTGTGCCTGGTCAACCACGTCCACACCGATCTGTGGGGGATGCGCTTCCAGGGTGCGCTCGCCCCCGCGGCCCGGCTCGGCCGAAGACTCGAACACTGGTCGCTCTCCGGTGCCCAGCGCGGCAATCTCCTGGTGGCCGTCTCGCCGTCGACGGCCACCGCGCTGCGCGCGATAGGCGTCGAGCGTGAGCGCATACGCATAGTCCACAACGGGGTCGAGGAGCCGGGCCCGCTCCACCCCCGTTCGGACGAGCCGATGTTCCTGGCGATGGGACGGCTCGTCGAGTACAAGCGCATCGATCTGCTCCTTCGCCTCTGGGAGCGCGTCAGGCCCGTCACCGGCGGACGTCTGGTGATCGTGGGCGACGGACCCGAGCGGGCCCGACTCGAACAACTCGCCGGGCCCGGCGTTGAGTTCAGGGGCCATGTCACCGAGGCCGAGAAGCACCGGCTGCTCTGCGAGGCGTGGATGCTCCTCCATCCCTCCGCCGTCGAGGGCTGGGGCCTGGTCATCACCGAGGCGGCGACCCGCTCGACGCCGGCGATCGGCTTCGACGTACCGGGTGTGCGTGACTCCATCGAGGACGGCGTGACGGGGCTGCTGGCCCGGGGCGAGAGTTCCTTCGCCGCCGCCTGGTGCACCCTGGCGCTGAGCACCGAACGCCGGGAGACCTTCGGCAAGGCGGCGGGCGAACGGGCCACCAGCTACCGGTGGGCCAATTCCGTGCGCGAGTTCCAGGCGGTGGCCTCCGAGGCGATCGTCACGCACCAGGCAGCACAGGGGTCCGCGTGA